In one Pseudomonas purpurea genomic region, the following are encoded:
- a CDS encoding c-type cytochrome, translating to MKNPAVLMFALVLNAGLFSTPADAADAEAGAKLFSRVCGGCHQVGVSARGSFGPQLNAIFGRHAGSTTDYQYSSAMKSSGVVWTRETLAAYIEDPKEVVPGTRMIFWGISDPEKIENLLAYLQTFQPQ from the coding sequence ATGAAAAACCCCGCCGTACTGATGTTCGCCTTAGTGCTCAATGCAGGCTTGTTCAGCACGCCAGCAGACGCCGCCGATGCTGAAGCGGGAGCGAAACTGTTTAGCCGAGTATGTGGCGGCTGCCACCAAGTAGGCGTTTCAGCACGGGGCTCTTTCGGGCCGCAGCTCAATGCCATTTTTGGGCGCCATGCGGGCAGCACGACGGACTACCAGTATTCGTCCGCCATGAAATCCTCAGGTGTTGTCTGGACCCGCGAAACACTGGCCGCGTATATCGAAGATCCAAAAGAAGTGGTGCCCGGCACCCGGATGATTTTTTGGGGGATCAGCGATCCAGAAAAAATCGAAAACCTGTTGGCCTACCTTCAGACATTCCAGCCGCAGTGA
- a CDS encoding isoprenylcysteine carboxylmethyltransferase family protein — translation MKITPRLAFFSTASTLAYLGLAVLGSGGFAAFFAHPPLIVVALATLVMSGVALFTEANLSAGEREDRANRWVLPAFGLLGVLGAYLPAYTDRIGLWTFGGEGIRWLGAALFIAAGALRLWPVFVLGNRFSGLVAIQPGHTLVTDGIYRTVRNPSYLGLLVNSLGWALAFRSGLGVVLTLLTLLPLIARIRSEEALLRSQFGDEYEAYCARTWRLIPGLY, via the coding sequence ATGAAGATCACTCCTCGACTGGCGTTTTTCAGTACTGCTTCAACCTTGGCCTATCTCGGTCTCGCCGTTCTGGGCAGTGGCGGGTTTGCAGCATTCTTTGCCCATCCGCCGCTGATTGTCGTTGCGCTTGCAACCCTGGTGATGTCTGGCGTTGCGCTCTTCACCGAAGCCAATCTGAGTGCCGGAGAACGTGAAGACCGCGCGAACCGTTGGGTTCTCCCGGCTTTCGGGCTGCTGGGTGTACTGGGTGCCTACTTGCCCGCCTACACAGACCGTATCGGGCTCTGGACGTTTGGGGGCGAGGGCATCCGCTGGCTGGGTGCCGCACTCTTCATCGCCGCAGGTGCGCTACGACTCTGGCCAGTCTTTGTGCTCGGCAACCGATTCAGCGGCCTGGTGGCCATTCAACCCGGGCACACGCTGGTCACCGACGGCATCTACCGCACCGTGCGCAACCCAAGCTATCTGGGCTTGCTCGTCAACTCCCTGGGATGGGCGCTCGCCTTTCGTTCAGGCTTGGGCGTCGTGCTGACCCTGCTGACGCTCCTGCCGCTGATCGCGCGCATACGGTCTGAAGAAGCGCTGCTACGCTCGCAGTTTGGTGACGAGTACGAGGCCTACTGTGCACGCACCTGGCGGCTCATTCCGGGACTCTACTGA